The Hymenobacter oligotrophus genome has a window encoding:
- a CDS encoding DUF3575 domain-containing protein produces MPSFLLAAALGGGLLGGSGPVAPASSPASAPRNIIKIAPLGWIHGQEPFSVETRLGYERVVSQHGSLMGSYSYLGTNYPFTFIGEAALSATIMTAFAAAGHARVVWTDVKTRTTGHRYQLQYKHYLGQRRQAPEGFYVSPHFSYTRAHYTFEAPDFAYKVGSRTVNRNFNALFGYQAVLGRHLAVELFTGLGYRHKTEKTYDQNDNYTGTRERETPLKISSGLNVGWAF; encoded by the coding sequence ATGCCCTCGTTTTTGTTGGCCGCTGCTTTAGGAGGCGGTTTGCTAGGCGGTTCTGGCCCTGTTGCGCCAGCTTCGTCGCCGGCTTCGGCCCCGCGCAACATCATCAAAATTGCCCCGCTCGGTTGGATCCACGGCCAGGAGCCGTTTTCGGTTGAAACTCGCCTCGGATACGAACGGGTAGTAAGCCAACACGGCAGCCTGATGGGCAGCTACTCTTACCTGGGCACCAATTACCCGTTTACGTTTATCGGCGAAGCAGCCCTGAGCGCAACCATCATGACAGCATTTGCGGCCGCCGGGCACGCGCGCGTCGTCTGGACGGATGTGAAAACGCGCACTACGGGCCACCGCTACCAGTTGCAGTACAAGCACTACCTAGGCCAGCGGCGGCAGGCGCCGGAAGGCTTTTACGTGTCGCCGCACTTTTCCTACACCAGAGCCCACTACACCTTTGAGGCGCCCGATTTCGCTTACAAAGTGGGCAGCCGCACCGTCAACCGCAACTTCAACGCGCTGTTTGGTTACCAAGCCGTGCTGGGCCGCCACTTGGCGGTAGAGCTGTTCACCGGCCTCGGCTACCGCCACAAAACCGAGAAAACCTACGACCAGAACGACAACTACACCGGCACGCGCGAGCGGGAAACGCCGCTGAAGATATCGTCGGGCCTGAACGTGGGCTGGGCGTTTTAG
- a CDS encoding carboxypeptidase-like regulatory domain-containing protein yields MKLTASPFHPQTGELLPVYRDAYLRGDLSRQHTAAVDAYLKANRALADETLGRFYDLRQQGEAVRPLGWVGRQLELMRTEPERLRRRAAVLVAGAVLAGGAVMANANLPNRNLPESAPAELVAPAAEAASAARFVTVRGRVLNENGQPLVGATVLDKTTGLGVGTDAQGNYALRLPAGEAARLQFGYAGYTEEELPLDARYTRTVTLLPREEASVRKARRWWIF; encoded by the coding sequence ATGAAACTGACAGCTTCCCCCTTCCATCCGCAAACCGGCGAACTGCTGCCCGTGTACCGCGACGCGTACCTGCGCGGCGATTTGTCGCGGCAGCACACCGCCGCCGTTGATGCCTACCTGAAAGCCAACCGCGCGCTGGCCGACGAAACCTTGGGCCGCTTCTACGACTTGCGCCAGCAGGGCGAAGCCGTGCGGCCCTTGGGTTGGGTGGGGCGCCAGCTCGAGCTCATGCGTACCGAGCCCGAGCGCCTGCGCCGCCGCGCCGCCGTGCTGGTAGCCGGGGCGGTCCTGGCCGGCGGAGCCGTAATGGCCAATGCCAACCTGCCGAACCGCAACCTGCCCGAAAGCGCGCCTGCCGAGTTGGTAGCCCCCGCCGCCGAGGCCGCCAGCGCGGCGCGCTTTGTAACGGTGCGCGGCCGCGTACTAAACGAAAACGGCCAGCCGCTGGTGGGCGCCACTGTGCTCGATAAAACCACTGGCCTAGGTGTCGGCACCGATGCCCAGGGCAACTACGCCCTGCGCCTGCCCGCCGGCGAGGCGGCCCGGTTGCAGTTCGGCTACGCCGGCTACACCGAAGAAGAACTGCCCCTCGACGCCCGCTACACCCGCACCGTAACGCTGCTCCCGCGCGAAGAAGCTTCCGTGCGCAAAGCCCGCCGCTGGTGGATTTTCTAA
- a CDS encoding TonB family protein: protein MTMPSLLNWMWQSALCLGACWLLYWALLRRESCFGYNRAYLLLTPLLAAVAPLLPWEQWWPVTMAVRQVGMPTAVLPMLHVGATQKAAASTTNWPLLLYVSGAALSLLLLGLRLGKLWLLTRRLPAVARLGYTLRLTGGQLPISSFAHTVYWDDTAPLSEAEAKQVLMHELAHVRQGHSADRLWLELWRAALWFNPLMHLYLRALELTHEYLADAAALGRQRTATPGSYAGLLARQATNAWRSAPVLAHSFATSNTLNRIRMLHHLQRTATWRKWAVLPVAASLLLLLACEKMNSLGTPPPPPPPPAAPEAPAPPPAPPAPPMYKGTDQVHTSVDKMPEYPGGIAHLMKDLAASVRYPSEAAAAKLTGQVFVNFVVEPDGQLSGAEVLKGIEAADAAQQPLADAMNQAALRAVEALPGRWTPGEQNGRPVRVAYTVPISFAL from the coding sequence ATGACGATGCCAAGCCTGCTTAATTGGATGTGGCAAAGCGCCCTGTGCCTGGGTGCTTGCTGGCTGCTGTACTGGGCCTTGCTCCGGCGCGAGTCGTGCTTTGGCTACAACCGCGCCTATTTGCTGCTTACGCCTTTGCTGGCCGCCGTAGCGCCGCTGTTGCCTTGGGAGCAATGGTGGCCGGTAACCATGGCCGTGCGCCAGGTAGGCATGCCCACGGCGGTGTTGCCGATGCTGCACGTAGGGGCAACCCAAAAAGCTGCGGCCAGCACAACCAATTGGCCCTTGCTGCTTTATGTAAGCGGCGCGGCCCTAAGTTTGTTGTTGCTCGGCCTGCGCTTGGGCAAGCTATGGCTGCTTACCCGGCGCCTGCCCGCGGTGGCCCGGCTTGGCTACACGCTGCGCCTCACGGGCGGGCAGTTGCCAATAAGCTCCTTTGCCCACACCGTGTATTGGGATGACACCGCCCCGCTCTCCGAGGCCGAGGCCAAGCAGGTGCTGATGCACGAGCTGGCCCACGTGCGCCAGGGCCATAGCGCCGACCGCCTGTGGCTTGAGCTCTGGCGCGCTGCCTTGTGGTTCAACCCGCTTATGCACCTGTATTTGCGCGCCCTGGAGCTTACCCACGAGTACCTCGCCGATGCTGCAGCCCTAGGTCGGCAGCGCACCGCTACTCCCGGCAGCTACGCCGGTTTGCTTGCCCGGCAGGCTACCAACGCGTGGCGCTCGGCCCCGGTACTCGCGCACTCTTTCGCCACTTCCAACACCTTGAATCGCATTCGTATGCTGCACCACCTCCAACGCACCGCGACCTGGCGCAAATGGGCCGTACTGCCCGTAGCCGCCTCGCTGCTGCTGCTACTGGCCTGCGAGAAGATGAACTCGCTGGGTACGCCACCTCCCCCACCGCCGCCCCCGGCCGCGCCCGAGGCACCGGCTCCGCCGCCTGCGCCCCCGGCTCCGCCGATGTACAAGGGCACCGATCAGGTGCACACCAGCGTTGATAAAATGCCCGAGTACCCGGGCGGCATAGCGCACCTGATGAAGGACTTGGCTGCTTCCGTTAGGTATCCTAGCGAGGCCGCCGCGGCAAAGCTTACCGGTCAGGTATTTGTGAATTTTGTGGTAGAGCCCGATGGCCAGCTAAGCGGTGCCGAAGTATTAAAAGGCATCGAAGCGGCCGACGCAGCCCAGCAGCCCCTAGCCGATGCCATGAACCAGGCTGCGTTGCGGGCAGTAGAAGCGCTGCCCGGCCGCTGGACGCCCGGCGAGCAAAACGGCCGGCCCGTTCGGGTTGCCTACACCGTTCCCATTTCGTTTGCACTATAA
- a CDS encoding BlaI/MecI/CopY family transcriptional regulator, with translation MEKLPELTRAEEQVMQVLWRLGPAFVKEVLAEMPAPQPAYNTVSTIIRILEQKGYVGHEAFGRTHRYHALVAQDDYRRHSLRKLLGGYFGNSFGRLVSFFAKEENLTAQQLDELLRHAQQDLNQPPRTNDDDAKPA, from the coding sequence ATGGAAAAACTACCCGAACTAACCCGCGCCGAAGAGCAGGTAATGCAAGTGCTTTGGCGCCTAGGTCCGGCCTTTGTGAAAGAAGTGCTGGCTGAAATGCCCGCCCCACAACCTGCTTACAACACGGTGTCCACCATCATCCGCATTCTGGAGCAGAAAGGCTATGTAGGCCACGAGGCCTTCGGCCGCACCCACCGCTACCACGCCTTGGTAGCGCAGGACGACTACCGCCGCCACTCGCTGCGCAAGCTGCTGGGCGGGTACTTCGGCAATTCCTTCGGCCGCTTGGTTTCATTTTTCGCCAAGGAAGAAAACCTGACCGCGCAGCAACTCGACGAGCTGCTGCGCCACGCCCAGCAAGACCTCAACCAACCGCCCCGCACCAACGATGACGATGCCAAGCCTGCTTAA
- a CDS encoding alpha/beta hydrolase family protein produces the protein MIQNKLFQRVTRYTWLLSAALLLAPTPSCQKESAAKPAPAATPQAPEPTGGRLISSTLIGEYDQRTLANRVASVPLVGALAQYPIKVYKLTYSTRNTDGQDVTASGALLVPVTTKALPLLSYQHGTISPTDEDRAPSYYSSSSEVWSAVSVLASTGYIVSAPDYIGYGASKALPHPYEHAPSLASASLDMLRAAREFCQKQQVQLNKKNFLLGYSEGGFATMALHKLIEEQASNEFAVTASAPGAGAYHKTAFAKYILNSTQPLNFLNSYVWVLNTYNRVYDIKRPLTHYYNQPYATQLQNNPFSAVPKQVQELFTESFRTSVLANNDAPMSTAFRNNDVYDWKPKAPLALFHGTADDYVPFFNSQDAYNAMRAKGATQVQLRPIQGGNHFSAAGAYTLEAFGFISQYY, from the coding sequence GTGATACAGAACAAGCTTTTTCAACGGGTTACGCGCTACACGTGGCTCCTTTCCGCGGCCTTGTTGCTTGCGCCCACGCCCAGCTGCCAAAAAGAATCGGCGGCGAAGCCGGCTCCTGCTGCCACGCCCCAAGCGCCGGAGCCTACCGGTGGCCGGCTTATCAGCAGCACGCTTATTGGCGAGTACGACCAACGCACACTGGCCAACCGGGTAGCCTCGGTTCCGCTGGTGGGCGCCTTGGCGCAGTACCCTATTAAGGTGTACAAGCTTACTTACAGCACGCGCAACACCGATGGGCAGGACGTTACGGCTTCGGGGGCATTGCTGGTGCCGGTTACTACCAAGGCCTTGCCGCTGCTGAGCTACCAGCACGGCACCATCTCGCCAACCGACGAAGACCGCGCGCCTTCGTACTATAGCTCGAGCAGCGAGGTGTGGTCGGCGGTGTCGGTACTGGCTTCCACGGGCTATATCGTGTCGGCGCCGGACTATATCGGCTACGGCGCTTCTAAGGCGCTGCCGCACCCCTACGAGCATGCCCCGTCGTTGGCTTCGGCTTCGTTGGATATGCTGCGGGCCGCGCGCGAGTTTTGCCAAAAGCAGCAGGTGCAGCTCAACAAGAAGAACTTCCTACTGGGTTACTCCGAAGGCGGCTTTGCTACCATGGCTTTGCACAAGCTAATTGAGGAGCAGGCCAGCAACGAGTTTGCTGTTACGGCCAGTGCGCCCGGCGCCGGCGCTTACCACAAAACGGCTTTTGCCAAGTACATCCTCAACTCCACGCAACCGCTCAACTTCCTGAATTCATACGTGTGGGTGCTGAACACCTACAACCGGGTGTATGACATCAAGCGGCCGCTTACGCACTACTACAACCAGCCCTACGCCACGCAGCTGCAAAACAACCCCTTTAGCGCAGTGCCGAAGCAGGTGCAAGAGCTCTTTACGGAGTCGTTCCGCACGAGCGTGCTTGCCAACAACGACGCGCCGATGAGCACCGCCTTCCGCAACAACGACGTGTACGACTGGAAGCCCAAAGCGCCGCTGGCCCTGTTCCACGGCACCGCCGACGACTACGTGCCCTTCTTCAACTCGCAGGATGCCTACAACGCCATGCGCGCCAAGGGAGCCACGCAGGTGCAGCTGCGTCCCATTCAGGGCGGCAACCACTTTAGCGCGGCCGGGGCTTACACGCTCGAGGCTTTCGGCTTCATCTCGCAGTATTACTAA
- a CDS encoding penicillin acylase family protein: protein MLRYIRAGLALLTTGTLVWALNTNHGEVPAFGKFLSPYEGFWRNAEAPNDFAAEQTLELPGLQQPVTVRFDDQRVPHIFAQNDHDLYFAQGYFTARDRLWQMEFQTHVAAGRISEVVGPRALEYDRFQRRMGLPYGAEKSLQVMMANPTTRTVLESYTAGVNAYIGSLSPRDYPLEYKLLNYAPEAWTPLKCALLLKLMAWDLSGRSDDLRLSNALHKYGPEVVRDLFPDYPTREDPIVPVGTPLDYTPVKTPPVPQVFAASASDKVPAREPDADLGSNNFAVSGARSASGLPILANDPHLQLNLPSIWYQVQLSAPGVNVYGVTIPGAPTIIIGFNQEVAWGVTNVGADVLDWYQLKFKDNTKREYWHDGQWKPIRQVVERIKVRGLPERLDTVLYTHHGPITYDRAEKVFNEQTPIRHALRWTAHEGGNEVLTFYNLNRARNYQDYAAALSTYASPAQNFIFASKQNDVAIWPNGKFPLKWKNQGKFVLDGSNPQHDWQGWIPQQQNPHVKNPARGFVSSANQFPAGPDYPYYLGWSFASYERGHRINERLARMSKATPDSLRVLQNDNLNLHAQLMLPRMLALVQPEQLTPAQRRAYDELRRWNYMHDAQAIAPSIFDMWYAELVDSIWEDDFGPEATGLEMRYPPRDRTANLILREDTSRWIDDRRTPQRESLPQLALQSFRFATDSLTRKYGDLGPKWRWANHKSTDILHLARLPGFGRLDLDCGGGAAIVNATTERNGPSWRMVVALGPEPKAYGVFPGGQSGNPGSRYYDNLIETWRTGQLNELIYLTSPTQQHPRVQAAWTLQSR, encoded by the coding sequence ATGCTGCGTTACATCCGGGCCGGTTTGGCTCTTCTGACTACGGGTACCCTGGTGTGGGCCCTGAACACCAACCACGGCGAGGTGCCGGCTTTTGGCAAGTTTCTGAGCCCGTACGAGGGTTTTTGGCGCAACGCCGAAGCCCCCAACGACTTTGCCGCCGAGCAGACCCTGGAACTGCCCGGCCTGCAGCAGCCCGTAACGGTGCGCTTCGACGACCAGCGGGTGCCGCACATTTTTGCCCAGAACGACCACGACCTGTACTTCGCGCAGGGCTACTTCACGGCCCGCGACCGGCTCTGGCAAATGGAGTTTCAGACGCACGTAGCGGCCGGGCGCATCTCGGAGGTCGTTGGACCTAGGGCCCTGGAGTACGACCGGTTTCAGCGCCGCATGGGCTTGCCGTACGGAGCCGAAAAGTCGCTGCAGGTGATGATGGCCAACCCCACCACCCGCACGGTGCTGGAGTCGTACACGGCCGGCGTGAATGCCTACATCGGCAGCCTCTCGCCGCGCGATTATCCGCTCGAGTACAAGCTGCTGAACTACGCCCCCGAAGCCTGGACGCCGCTGAAGTGCGCCCTGCTGCTGAAGCTGATGGCCTGGGACCTGAGCGGCCGCTCCGACGACTTGCGTCTCTCCAACGCCCTGCACAAGTACGGCCCCGAGGTGGTGCGCGACTTGTTCCCGGACTACCCCACGCGCGAAGACCCGATTGTGCCCGTGGGCACGCCGCTCGACTACACGCCCGTGAAAACGCCGCCGGTGCCCCAGGTATTTGCCGCCTCGGCCTCGGATAAGGTGCCCGCCCGGGAGCCCGACGCCGACCTGGGCTCGAACAACTTTGCCGTGAGCGGCGCGCGCTCGGCCTCGGGCTTGCCCATTTTGGCCAACGACCCGCACCTGCAGCTCAACCTGCCCAGCATTTGGTACCAGGTGCAGCTTTCGGCGCCGGGCGTAAACGTGTACGGCGTTACCATTCCAGGCGCGCCTACCATCATCATCGGCTTCAACCAGGAGGTGGCGTGGGGCGTGACGAACGTTGGCGCCGACGTGCTCGATTGGTATCAGCTGAAGTTCAAGGACAACACCAAGCGCGAGTACTGGCACGACGGGCAGTGGAAGCCCATCCGGCAGGTGGTGGAGCGCATTAAAGTGCGCGGCCTGCCCGAGCGGCTTGATACCGTGCTCTACACCCACCACGGCCCCATCACCTACGACCGCGCCGAGAAAGTATTCAACGAGCAAACGCCCATTCGGCACGCCCTGCGCTGGACGGCCCACGAGGGCGGCAACGAGGTGCTTACGTTCTATAACCTCAACCGCGCCCGCAACTACCAGGATTACGCCGCGGCCCTAAGTACCTACGCCTCGCCGGCCCAAAACTTCATCTTCGCCAGCAAGCAAAACGACGTGGCCATTTGGCCCAACGGCAAGTTTCCGCTGAAGTGGAAAAACCAGGGCAAGTTTGTGCTCGATGGCTCCAACCCGCAGCACGACTGGCAGGGCTGGATTCCGCAGCAGCAGAATCCGCACGTAAAAAACCCGGCGCGCGGCTTTGTGTCGTCGGCCAACCAGTTTCCGGCCGGGCCCGATTACCCCTACTACCTAGGCTGGAGCTTTGCCAGCTACGAGCGCGGCCACCGCATCAACGAGCGGTTGGCGCGCATGAGCAAAGCCACGCCCGACTCGCTGCGCGTGCTGCAAAACGATAACCTGAACCTGCACGCCCAGCTGATGCTGCCGCGTATGCTGGCTTTGGTGCAGCCCGAGCAGCTTACGCCCGCCCAGCGCCGCGCCTACGACGAGCTGCGCCGCTGGAACTACATGCACGATGCCCAGGCCATTGCCCCGAGCATCTTCGATATGTGGTACGCCGAGCTGGTAGATAGCATCTGGGAAGACGACTTCGGCCCGGAAGCTACCGGCCTGGAAATGCGCTACCCGCCCCGCGACCGTACGGCCAACCTCATCTTGCGCGAAGACACCTCGCGCTGGATCGACGACCGCCGCACGCCGCAGCGCGAGTCGCTGCCGCAGCTGGCCTTGCAGTCGTTCCGGTTTGCTACCGATTCGCTCACGCGCAAGTACGGCGACCTAGGGCCCAAGTGGCGCTGGGCCAACCACAAAAGCACCGACATCCTGCACCTGGCCCGCCTGCCCGGCTTCGGCCGCCTGGATTTGGATTGCGGCGGCGGGGCGGCCATCGTGAATGCCACCACCGAGCGCAACGGTCCTTCGTGGCGCATGGTAGTGGCCCTGGGCCCCGAGCCGAAAGCCTATGGTGTGTTCCCCGGTGGGCAAAGCGGCAACCCTGGCTCCCGCTACTACGACAACCTGATCGAAACTTGGCGCACAGGCCAACTCAACGAGCTGATTTACCTGACCTCGCCCACGCAACAGCACCCGCGCGTGCAAGCCGCCTGGACGCTGCAAAGCCGCTAA
- a CDS encoding septal ring lytic transglycosylase RlpA family protein — MKLNQRQNLSGLLMTWLVALLLLAGSFPTLADDTPTATASKSAVLRGRASWYGREHQGKRTSNGERFDRNQYTCAHKTLPFGTRLRVTNPQNGKAVVVRVTDRGPYRHQRILDLSEVAARPLGIVQLGSAGVVAQIVPADTPLGPVNGVASVPAEQETDIVVTETSPEPAETYVVQAGTFGELRNAEALAAQIKALDAQLPVAVHTDNVNGRALNRVIVGERLPRPQADELWQRLQTRGINGLVRQAENL; from the coding sequence ATGAAGTTGAACCAACGACAGAACCTCTCGGGCTTGCTGATGACGTGGCTGGTAGCCCTGCTGCTACTCGCTGGCTCATTCCCCACCCTGGCCGACGACACCCCCACCGCCACCGCCTCGAAAAGCGCTGTTTTGCGCGGCCGGGCCTCGTGGTACGGACGCGAGCACCAAGGCAAACGCACCAGCAACGGTGAGCGTTTCGACCGCAACCAATACACCTGCGCGCACAAAACCCTGCCCTTCGGCACCCGCCTGCGCGTAACCAACCCCCAGAACGGCAAAGCCGTGGTAGTGCGCGTAACCGACCGCGGCCCCTACCGCCACCAGCGCATCCTCGATTTATCGGAAGTAGCGGCCCGCCCGCTGGGCATCGTGCAGCTGGGCTCGGCCGGCGTAGTGGCCCAAATCGTGCCTGCCGATACGCCCCTGGGTCCGGTGAATGGCGTGGCTAGCGTGCCCGCCGAACAGGAAACCGACATTGTAGTAACCGAAACCTCGCCCGAGCCCGCCGAAACCTACGTGGTGCAGGCCGGCACTTTCGGCGAGCTGCGCAATGCCGAAGCTCTAGCGGCCCAAATCAAAGCCCTCGACGCGCAGCTGCCCGTGGCCGTGCACACCGACAACGTAAATGGCCGCGCCCTTAACCGCGTGATTGTGGGCGAGCGGCTGCCCCGCCCGCAAGCCGACGAGCTGTGGCAGCGCCTGCAAACCCGCGGCATCAACGGGCTCGTGCGTCAGGCCGAAAATCTGTAG
- a CDS encoding DUF72 domain-containing protein has translation MDFGRLPDVRGLDFTLPPDHPDTAPLLARTALPAEPAGIWVGCPTWTNRSWLGQWYPLGLREADQLMWYAKQFNSLEVNVTHYRIPDADMVRRWRQAVPPQFRFCPKVPQAISHDRELFRAEDLTNSFCRALEGLGEQLGMAFLQLPPHFAPQQLPRLERYLLDWPQHLPLAVELRHPAWYHDKGLLAETAALLEALGKTWVISDVAGRRDVLHQRLTTPTAFIRFNGHALHRSDYLRADAWAERIAAWMQSGLQQVYFFIHQREVNDAPVWAQYFLQRLGKLTGRELPAPKLVVQPVQGKLF, from the coding sequence ATGGATTTTGGCCGCTTACCCGATGTGCGCGGGCTCGACTTTACCCTGCCGCCCGACCACCCCGACACCGCCCCGCTGCTGGCCCGCACGGCACTGCCCGCCGAGCCCGCCGGCATTTGGGTGGGCTGCCCCACCTGGACAAACCGCTCGTGGCTAGGCCAATGGTACCCGTTGGGGCTGCGCGAGGCCGACCAACTCATGTGGTACGCCAAGCAATTCAATAGCTTGGAGGTGAACGTGACGCACTACCGCATCCCCGATGCCGACATGGTGCGGCGCTGGCGCCAGGCCGTGCCGCCGCAGTTTCGCTTCTGCCCCAAAGTGCCGCAAGCCATCAGCCACGACCGGGAGTTGTTTCGGGCCGAAGACCTCACCAACTCGTTTTGCCGCGCCCTCGAGGGGTTGGGCGAGCAGCTAGGCATGGCCTTTCTGCAGCTGCCGCCGCACTTTGCGCCCCAGCAGCTGCCGCGCCTCGAGCGGTATTTGCTCGATTGGCCCCAGCACTTGCCCCTGGCCGTGGAGTTGCGCCACCCCGCCTGGTACCACGACAAAGGCCTGCTGGCCGAAACCGCCGCCCTGCTCGAGGCCCTAGGTAAAACCTGGGTAATCAGCGACGTGGCCGGCCGCCGCGACGTGCTGCACCAGCGGCTTACCACGCCCACGGCCTTTATCCGCTTCAACGGCCACGCCCTGCACCGCTCCGATTACCTCCGCGCCGATGCCTGGGCCGAGCGCATAGCCGCCTGGATGCAGAGTGGCTTGCAGCAGGTGTATTTCTTTATTCACCAGCGCGAGGTAAACGATGCCCCGGTGTGGGCGCAGTACTTTTTGCAGCGCCTGGGCAAGCTCACGGGCCGCGAGCTGCCCGCCCCCAAGCTGGTGGTGCAGCCGGTGCAGGGCAAGCTGTTTTAG
- a CDS encoding IPT/TIG domain-containing protein, with product MHTFSTLRRGAWAIALAAALFSPAAAQQPLPATASATSCLLLPLEPATRAQRAALVVEAEVVAQRSFWDQERRHIFTANTLRVYKLLKGQWVAGQPLTVITEGGTVELARETLTNTLALKAGEQGLFFLSPAAFRGVNEPQAYTPYGSLQGFIRYDVAAATAAEPFRQYPLLDDTFYQQQLAFTGQALRQLQPNAALAAAVAKRLRPATASRVTAPVITTLAPLTVTAGTGTVLTISGTGFGATPGSVEFRNADDGGASFTRAPGSEIVSWSDSRIQVRVPSFTEQGRPAGTGNIRVNTADNQSTISALSITVVYAISNVQETNSLALFPTEHFNQNRRGGYSFQPDAGFAQNAAAMQAFNRALASWRCQTAINWEMGSTRSSRGIASDDVNALEFDQGGELPAQVLGRTTSYFLGCRDASGQIRFWVKEIDMVYDDGTPWQFGPALPTALQIDFESVAVHELGHGHQLSHIIAPAAAGRPGAVMHYAIGRGQVNRTLDFDRDIQGGYTVLQRSFAPDNCGAAPMIPAPLTGALTAQTAGPRVLLTWAVRDECNVRNYVVERSTNNQQTWARAGEVRPTGAASYTFTDNNPGAELVHYRVLVQLSNGLTLTVAPVTVRTIPGPEFALYPNPRRGTEVYVALNAASTDNLVIRLYDAVGRYYGARAYTVPQAGFNPKLLISLPQLRAGWYLIRWEAGSQKGTVPFIQVE from the coding sequence ATGCATACTTTCTCTACTCTACGGCGCGGTGCTTGGGCAATTGCCCTGGCGGCGGCCCTGTTTAGCCCCGCGGCGGCGCAGCAACCTTTGCCAGCAACAGCATCGGCTACCTCCTGCCTGTTGCTCCCGCTCGAGCCCGCCACGCGGGCCCAGCGTGCCGCGTTGGTGGTAGAGGCCGAGGTAGTGGCACAGCGTAGCTTTTGGGACCAGGAGCGCCGCCACATCTTCACGGCCAATACCTTGCGCGTGTACAAGCTGCTGAAGGGCCAGTGGGTGGCCGGGCAACCCCTTACGGTAATAACCGAGGGCGGCACCGTGGAGCTAGCGCGCGAAACCCTTACCAACACCCTCGCCCTGAAAGCGGGCGAACAAGGTTTGTTCTTCCTGAGCCCGGCCGCGTTCCGGGGCGTCAACGAGCCGCAGGCTTACACGCCCTATGGCAGCCTGCAGGGGTTTATCCGCTACGATGTAGCCGCTGCTACCGCTGCCGAACCCTTCCGGCAGTACCCGCTGCTCGACGATACCTTTTACCAGCAGCAACTAGCCTTTACAGGCCAGGCCCTGCGCCAACTGCAGCCCAACGCCGCGCTTGCGGCAGCCGTGGCCAAGCGCCTGCGCCCCGCCACCGCTTCGCGCGTTACGGCACCCGTAATTACTACCCTCGCGCCGCTTACCGTTACGGCCGGGACCGGCACGGTGCTTACCATCAGCGGTACGGGTTTTGGCGCCACGCCGGGCAGCGTCGAGTTCCGCAACGCCGACGACGGCGGGGCCTCGTTTACGCGGGCGCCCGGTTCCGAAATCGTGTCATGGTCCGATTCGCGCATTCAGGTGCGGGTGCCTTCTTTTACCGAGCAGGGGCGCCCGGCCGGCACGGGCAACATCCGCGTGAACACGGCCGATAACCAAAGCACCATCAGCGCGCTTAGCATTACGGTGGTGTATGCCATTTCCAATGTGCAGGAAACCAACAGCCTCGCCTTGTTCCCCACGGAGCATTTCAACCAAAACCGGCGCGGCGGCTACTCGTTTCAGCCGGATGCCGGCTTTGCCCAAAATGCGGCGGCCATGCAGGCCTTCAACCGCGCGCTGGCCAGCTGGCGCTGCCAAACGGCCATCAACTGGGAGATGGGCAGCACCCGCAGCAGCCGCGGCATTGCCTCCGACGACGTAAACGCCCTCGAGTTCGACCAGGGCGGCGAGCTGCCCGCGCAGGTATTGGGCCGCACTACCAGCTATTTCCTGGGATGCCGCGATGCCAGCGGGCAAATCCGCTTCTGGGTAAAAGAGATTGATATGGTCTACGACGACGGCACGCCCTGGCAGTTTGGGCCGGCGCTGCCCACGGCGCTGCAAATCGATTTTGAGTCGGTGGCGGTGCACGAGCTGGGCCACGGCCACCAACTTTCGCACATTATTGCGCCAGCCGCCGCCGGCCGCCCCGGCGCCGTGATGCACTACGCCATCGGGCGGGGCCAAGTAAACCGCACCCTCGATTTCGACCGCGACATTCAAGGGGGCTACACGGTGCTGCAGCGCAGCTTTGCGCCCGATAACTGCGGCGCCGCCCCCATGATACCTGCCCCGCTTACGGGCGCGCTCACGGCCCAAACCGCGGGTCCGCGGGTGCTGCTTACCTGGGCAGTGCGCGACGAGTGCAATGTGCGCAACTACGTGGTGGAGCGCAGCACCAACAACCAGCAAACCTGGGCGCGGGCCGGCGAGGTGCGGCCCACGGGCGCGGCCTCCTACACCTTCACCGACAACAACCCCGGCGCCGAGCTGGTGCACTACCGCGTGCTGGTGCAGCTCAGCAACGGCCTCACCCTCACGGTGGCGCCCGTTACGGTGCGCACCATACCCGGGCCCGAGTTTGCGCTGTACCCCAACCCCCGGCGCGGCACCGAGGTGTACGTAGCCCTGAATGCGGCCTCCACCGACAACCTGGTTATCCGCCTCTACGACGCCGTGGGGCGCTATTACGGCGCCAGGGCCTACACGGTGCCGCAGGCAGGTTTTAACCCAAAGCTGCTCATCTCGCTGCCGCAATTGCGCGCCGGCTGGTACCTGATTCGGTGGGAAGCGGGCAGCCAAAAAGGCACTGTGCCGTTCATTCAGGTAGAGTAG